Proteins encoded in a region of the Chelonoidis abingdonii isolate Lonesome George chromosome 2, CheloAbing_2.0, whole genome shotgun sequence genome:
- the SFTPB gene encoding pulmonary surfactant-associated protein B, with translation MLELSMVGSRLLLLTLLCGGSALAGSPLAQQGCAEGPTFWCQSLATAVRCGAVKICAQAGWNQAAKEDMCMDCRQIITILTRMAKDSDLKDSIQKYLTHECTLLPLHTLVPHCQKVVDTYFTLFIACLEGQIKPASICGRLGLCPTDPPQDQSQDKCVLQLLQGLRLDLPNGQTQGGHSKDLPFPLPLCWMCRSFVGRIESTIPKGAIAKSMSQLCHLLPGIIGGRCQSLIEKYTTTLLDLILDKLGPRLICGMLLMCGMGENCSPEPPLVPLLAQSAECQACIAVMGLAKLTMQANSTVADVEVALFRACSDAHLGWQECKSFMERHWPQLQTLLPKVWDPQSMCQELGACEAETGPAPGPEGCMLGPAYWCSSLETAKQCQAVQHCQAHGWA, from the exons ATGCTTGAGCTCAGCATGGTCGGGTCCCGGCTCCTTCTGCTCACCCTACTCTGTGGAGGCTCAG CCCTGGCTGGGAGCCCGTTGGCCCAGCAGGGCTGTGCCGAGGGCCCAACGTTCTGGTGCCAGAGCCTGGCGACGGCTGTGCGGTGTGGTGCGGTGAAGATCTGTGCGCAGGCTGGGTGGAACCAGGCTGCTAAG gagGACATGTGCATGGACTGCAGGCAAATCATCACCATCCTGACCCGCATGGCCAAGGATTCAGACCTCAAG gACAGCATCCAGAAGTACCTGACCCACGAGTgcaccctgctgcccctgcacacCCTGGTGCCACACTGCCAGAAGGTGGTGGACACATACTTCACCCTCTTCATCGCCTGCCTGGAAGGGCAGATC AAACCTGCCTCCATCTGCGGCAGGCTGGGCCTGTGCCCCACGGACCCGCCACAGGACCAGAGCCAGGACAAGTGTGTTCTTCAGCTGCTGCAAGGTCTCCGCCTGGACCTTCCCAATGGTCAGACCCAG GGAGGCCACAGCAAGGACCTGCCGTTCCCGCTCCCGCTGTGCTGGATGTGCCGCTCCTTCGTCGGCCGAATAGAGTCCACCATCCCCAAG GGGGCCATCGCCAAGTCCATGTCACAACTCTGCCATCTCCTGCCGGGCATCATCGGTGGCAGGTGCCAGTCACTGATAGAAAAATACACCACCACCTTGCTGGACCTGATCCTAGACAAGCTGGGCCCGCGGCTGATCTGCGGGATGCTCCTCATGTGCGGCATGGGGGAGAACTGCAGCCCAG agccacccctggtgcCGCTCCTTGCCCAGAGCGCTGAGTGCCAGGCCTGCATTGCTGTCATGGGCCTGGCGAAGTTGACCATGCAGGCGAACAGCACTGTGGCAGATGTGGAGGTGGCTCTGTTCAGGGCCTGCAGCGATGCCCACCTGGGCTGGCAGGAG tgcAAGAGCTTCATGGAGCGgcactggccccagctgcagaccTTGCTGCCAAAGGTCTGGGACCCCCAGAGCATGTGCCAG GAACTGGGCGCGTGTGAGGCTGAAACGGGCCCTGCTCCTGGACCCGAGGGCTGCATGTTGGGACCAGCCTACtggtgctccagcctggagaCTGCCAAGCAGTGCCAG GCCGTGCAGCACTGCCAGGCCCATGGCTGGGCATAG